One window of the Nitrospiraceae bacterium genome contains the following:
- a CDS encoding phospholipase D-like domain-containing protein has product MKNKQSICTFNRQDIELICENVFADGNNVQLFWRNEKLFEALFDHISSAKKIVCLEFYIFRNDETGLRISNLLKTKVKDGVKVYILYDHFGSFQTPRQFWLDMEKAGIEINTSNSFLWTAPFKYFRRNHKKLIIIDGKEAFIGGLNIADEYSGYFKRHKKAWRDTGISLEGPIAYKLLSEFNKSWISYRGKNIIDSSFSEEDAGTLPVIPIFANSGKGRRRFRKLLYYSIEKAAADISLTTAYFTPSKRMIYAFSRAVKRGVRVRLLLPSHSDVYAAHYAGKASYSRLLKSGVEIYNYEAEILHAKTSVFDGCWSIIGSANLDYRSLKINDEGNVGILNKNFGEQMLNVFDDDLKKSFKIETDKWSERGFIEKIKEKFFALFKMRL; this is encoded by the coding sequence ATGAAAAACAAACAAAGCATCTGTACTTTTAACAGGCAGGATATTGAGCTGATCTGCGAAAATGTTTTTGCTGATGGCAACAATGTTCAGCTTTTCTGGAGGAATGAAAAGCTATTCGAAGCCTTGTTTGACCATATCTCTTCTGCAAAAAAAATCGTCTGTCTGGAATTTTATATTTTTCGTAATGATGAAACAGGTTTAAGAATTTCAAATTTGTTGAAAACTAAAGTTAAAGATGGAGTTAAGGTTTATATTTTATATGACCATTTTGGTTCTTTTCAAACACCCAGACAGTTCTGGCTTGATATGGAAAAAGCAGGGATAGAAATTAATACATCGAATTCATTCTTATGGACAGCACCTTTTAAATACTTTCGGCGTAACCACAAGAAACTTATTATTATTGACGGTAAGGAAGCTTTTATAGGCGGATTGAACATTGCCGATGAATACAGCGGTTATTTCAAAAGGCATAAAAAAGCATGGAGAGACACAGGAATAAGTCTTGAAGGACCTATTGCCTATAAGCTTCTTAGCGAATTCAATAAAAGCTGGATATCATATAGAGGAAAAAATATTATTGATTCTTCCTTTTCTGAAGAAGATGCAGGGACGCTGCCTGTTATTCCTATTTTTGCAAACTCAGGAAAGGGAAGGAGAAGATTTAGAAAACTTCTTTATTACAGCATTGAAAAAGCAGCTGCTGATATATCTCTTACAACAGCTTATTTCACACCAAGCAAAAGAATGATATATGCCTTCTCAAGGGCGGTAAAAAGAGGAGTTAGAGTGCGATTACTTTTGCCGTCTCACAGTGATGTTTACGCAGCCCATTATGCAGGCAAGGCGTCTTATTCCAGGCTTCTCAAGTCAGGTGTTGAGATATACAATTACGAGGCAGAAATTCTCCATGCAAAGACATCGGTGTTTGACGGATGCTGGAGCATTATTGGCTCGGCAAACCTTGATTACAGATCATTGAAAATTAACGATGAGGGTAATGTCGGAATTTTAAATAAAAATTTTGGCGAGCAGATGCTGAATGTATTCGACGACGATCTGAAGAAATCCTTCAAAATAGAAACTGATAAATGGTCAGAACGCGGATTCATTGAGAAAATTAAAGAAAAGTTTTTTGCGCTGTTCAAGATGAGGCTGTAA